From one Perca flavescens isolate YP-PL-M2 chromosome 4, PFLA_1.0, whole genome shotgun sequence genomic stretch:
- the fam219aa gene encoding protein FAM219A isoform X3 has translation MMEEIDRFQVPPVNGETQPLDPAASSTSETDPDTKGETMAMNYKPSPLQVQIEKQRDLARKGSVKNGTVGSPVNQQPKKNARTRLVVPNKGYSSLDQNPDEKPLVALDTDSDDDFDMSRYSSSGYSSAEINQDLNIQLLKDGYRLDEIPDDEDLDLIPPKAVNPTCMCCQAAPSTACQIQ, from the exons ATGATGGAAGAAATCGACCGGTTCCAAGTACCTCCAGTCAACGGAGAAACACAGCCTTTG gaCCCAGCAGCATCCTCCACCTCAGAGACCGACCCTGACACCAAGGGAGAGACTATGGCCATGAACTACAAGCCCTCACCACTGCAAGTCCAAATAG AGAAACAGAGGGACCTTGCCAGGAAGGGATCAGTGAAGAATGGCACTGTGGGAAGTCCTGTCAATCAACAACCCAAGAAGAATGCCAGGACAAG GTTGGTGGTGCCAAACAAAGGCTACTCCTCTTTAGACCAGAACCCAGATGAGAAGCCCCTGGTAGCACTGGACACTGACAG TGATGATGACTTTGACATGTCCAGATACTCCTCATCAGGATACTCCTCAGCCGAG ATCAACCAGGACCTGAACATCCAGCTCCTAAAGGATGGGTACCGGCTCGATGAGATCCCGGATGACGAGGACCTGGATCTAATCCCCCCCAAAGCAGTCAACCCCACCTGCATGTGCTGCCAGGCTGCTCCCTCAACAGCCTGTCAAATTCAGTag
- the fam219aa gene encoding protein FAM219A isoform X1, whose protein sequence is MMEEIDRFQVPPVNGETQPLDPAASSTSETDPDTKGETMAMNYKPSPLQVQIEKQRDLARKGSVKNGTVGSPVNQQPKKNARTRLVVPNKGYSSLDQNPDEKPLVALDTDSDDDFDMSRYSSSGYSSAEVRCLRDQQINQDLNIQLLKDGYRLDEIPDDEDLDLIPPKAVNPTCMCCQAAPSTACQIQ, encoded by the exons ATGATGGAAGAAATCGACCGGTTCCAAGTACCTCCAGTCAACGGAGAAACACAGCCTTTG gaCCCAGCAGCATCCTCCACCTCAGAGACCGACCCTGACACCAAGGGAGAGACTATGGCCATGAACTACAAGCCCTCACCACTGCAAGTCCAAATAG AGAAACAGAGGGACCTTGCCAGGAAGGGATCAGTGAAGAATGGCACTGTGGGAAGTCCTGTCAATCAACAACCCAAGAAGAATGCCAGGACAAG GTTGGTGGTGCCAAACAAAGGCTACTCCTCTTTAGACCAGAACCCAGATGAGAAGCCCCTGGTAGCACTGGACACTGACAG TGATGATGACTTTGACATGTCCAGATACTCCTCATCAGGATACTCCTCAGCCGAGGTGAGATGTCTGAGGGACCAG CAGATCAACCAGGACCTGAACATCCAGCTCCTAAAGGATGGGTACCGGCTCGATGAGATCCCGGATGACGAGGACCTGGATCTAATCCCCCCCAAAGCAGTCAACCCCACCTGCATGTGCTGCCAGGCTGCTCCCTCAACAGCCTGTCAAATTCAGTag
- the fam219aa gene encoding protein FAM219A isoform X2: MMEEIDRFQVPPVNGETQPLDPAASSTSETDPDTKGETMAMNYKPSPLQVQIEKQRDLARKGSVKNGTVGSPVNQQPKKNARTRLVVPNKGYSSLDQNPDEKPLVALDTDSDDDFDMSRYSSSGYSSAEQINQDLNIQLLKDGYRLDEIPDDEDLDLIPPKAVNPTCMCCQAAPSTACQIQ; this comes from the exons ATGATGGAAGAAATCGACCGGTTCCAAGTACCTCCAGTCAACGGAGAAACACAGCCTTTG gaCCCAGCAGCATCCTCCACCTCAGAGACCGACCCTGACACCAAGGGAGAGACTATGGCCATGAACTACAAGCCCTCACCACTGCAAGTCCAAATAG AGAAACAGAGGGACCTTGCCAGGAAGGGATCAGTGAAGAATGGCACTGTGGGAAGTCCTGTCAATCAACAACCCAAGAAGAATGCCAGGACAAG GTTGGTGGTGCCAAACAAAGGCTACTCCTCTTTAGACCAGAACCCAGATGAGAAGCCCCTGGTAGCACTGGACACTGACAG TGATGATGACTTTGACATGTCCAGATACTCCTCATCAGGATACTCCTCAGCCGAG CAGATCAACCAGGACCTGAACATCCAGCTCCTAAAGGATGGGTACCGGCTCGATGAGATCCCGGATGACGAGGACCTGGATCTAATCCCCCCCAAAGCAGTCAACCCCACCTGCATGTGCTGCCAGGCTGCTCCCTCAACAGCCTGTCAAATTCAGTag
- the fam219aa gene encoding protein FAM219A isoform X4, protein MMEEIDRFQVPPVNGETQPLDPAASSTSETDPDTKGETMAMNYKPSPLQVQIEKQRDLARKGSVKNGTVGSPVNQQPKKNARTRLVVPNKGYSSLDQNPDEKPLVALDTDSDDDFDMSRYSSSGYSSAEVRCLRDQVSIHALYCFTASFAESTNITT, encoded by the exons ATGATGGAAGAAATCGACCGGTTCCAAGTACCTCCAGTCAACGGAGAAACACAGCCTTTG gaCCCAGCAGCATCCTCCACCTCAGAGACCGACCCTGACACCAAGGGAGAGACTATGGCCATGAACTACAAGCCCTCACCACTGCAAGTCCAAATAG AGAAACAGAGGGACCTTGCCAGGAAGGGATCAGTGAAGAATGGCACTGTGGGAAGTCCTGTCAATCAACAACCCAAGAAGAATGCCAGGACAAG GTTGGTGGTGCCAAACAAAGGCTACTCCTCTTTAGACCAGAACCCAGATGAGAAGCCCCTGGTAGCACTGGACACTGACAG TGATGATGACTTTGACATGTCCAGATACTCCTCATCAGGATACTCCTCAGCCGAGGTGAGATGTCTGAGGGACCAGGTATCTATACACGCATTATACTGTTTCACAGCATCATTTGCTGAATCCACAAACATCACCACCTGA
- the zgc:109965 gene encoding nicalin-1 — MLLRDLSVASVVLLLCVQCLHGSALPAVSFYEFTAYRMQQYNLAQHKHGCRGAIVVAEARSAEEPVLTRRCVIMKVLDFTTDKYLEAQRQNAAAILILLPKNISSIPHDTVQSFMVSESKALLKETLMPVYVAPEDEQLLYMYDEVKQAAATRTSSIFVRVLRSMVTATAFQILVSNSVPIKGFTDNAIATLEGVLPGAGEDAPTIVITAHYDSYGLAPWLAYGADSNGSGVTILLELARLFQKLFSSPSTIPPYNLMFSLTGGGKYNFLGTKRWIEENLDHAETSLLHDNVEFVLCLDTLANSDELYMHVSRPPKPDTPMHSFMQQLEEVVSSRFPHVKVGLVHKKINLVESTVAWEHERYSLRKIPSFTLSHLEDPKSELRGSMLDTMSQVDFRKMKRNGIIVAEALARYMYNLSGKGSPKDLQVFKGQLDFHDGRMSSLMSFLTSVPRATQLLDKEPSHMLLVNSLEHEFKRYLQQVHRHAFRQDRRDPDITFFDHMNPPVVMYRVKPAAFDLFLGGCIAAYLGIVYYTIQNCGYLYTKLKAAMKSKHE; from the exons ATGTTGCTGAGAGACCTGAGTGTAGCCTCCGTGGTGCTGCTCCTCTGTGTCCAGTGTCTGCATGGATCGGCTCTCCCTGCCGTGTCTTTCTATGAGTTCACAGCCTACAGGATGCAACAGTACAACTTGGCACAACACAAGCACG GTTGCCGTGGAGCCATCGTGGTGGCGGAGGCACGCTCAGCGGAGGAGCCGGTGCTGACTCGCCGCTGTGTCATCATGAAGGTGCTGGACTTCACCACAGACAAATACCTTGAAGCCCAGAGGCAAAATGCTGCTGCCATCCTGATCCTGCTGCCCAAAAATATCTCCAGTATCCCCCACGACACTGTACAG TCCTTCATGGTGAGTGAGAGTAAAGCCTTGCTTAAGGAGACGCTCATGCCCGTGTATGTGGCACCTGAGGATGAACAGCTGCTTTACATGTACGATGAGGTCAAGCAAGCTGCAGCCACCCGGACCTCATCTATATTTGTCAGAG TCCTCCGAAGCATGGTCACAGCTACGGCCTTTCAGATCTTAGTGAGCAACAGTGTCCCTATTAAGGGCTTCACTGACAACGCCATCGCCACACTGGAG GGGGTGCTTCCCGGAGCAGGGGAGGATGCACCCACTATTGTCATCACTGCCCACTATGATTCCTACGGGCTGGCACCA TGGTTGGCATATGGAGCAGACTCTAATGGCAGTGGGGTCACCATCCTGCTCGAGTTGGCACGTCTCTTCCAGAAGCTTTTTAGTAGCCCAAGTACCATACCACC ATATAATTTAATGTTCTCCTTAACCGGGGGAGGAAAGTACAATTTCCTTGGCACAAAGAGATGGATTGAAGAGAATCTGGACCATGCTG aGACCAGCCTGCTCCATGACAATGTGGAATTTGTGCTGTGTTTAGATACACTGGCCAACAGTGATGAACTGTACATGCACGTGTCCCGCCCTCCTAAACCCGACACTCCCATGCACTCTTTCATGCAACAGCTGGAGGAG GTGGTGTCCTCCAGATTCCCTCATGTGAAGGTGGGACTGGTCCATAAGAAGATCAATCTTGTGGAGTCCACAGTAGCGTGGGAGCATGAGCGCTACAGCCTGCGGAAGATACCAAGTTTCACTCTGTCACATCTGGAAGACCCCAAATCTGAGCTCCGTGGCTCCATGCTAGACACCAT GTCCCAAGTGGATTTCAGGAAAATGAAGCGTAACGGCATCATCGTAGCAGAAGCACTGGCACGTTATATGTACAATCTCTCTGGCAAG GGTTCACCAAAAGATCTTCAGGTTTTCAAAGGCCAACTG GACTTTCACGACGGTCGTATGTCCAGTCTGATGTCCTTCCTGACGTCAGTTCCTCGAGCCACCCAGCTGCTGGACAAGGAGCCCAGTCACATGCTGCTGGTTAACTCACTGGAGCACGAGTTCAAACGTTACCTGCAGCAAGTTCACAGACATGCCTTCCGACAGGACAGGAG GGACCCTGATATTACCTTTTTTGATCACATGAACCCACCGGTAGTGATGTACAG AGTGAAGCCTGCTGCCTTTGATCTCTTCCTCGGCGGCTGCATTGCTGCTTATTTGGGGATTGTTTACTATACCATTCAG